From the Acidimicrobiia bacterium genome, the window GACCCGATCCCCTCGTTGCCGCGGGAGGGGTCGATCCCCGAGCCGTGCGCGGCAGCCGCGTGGCCGACCTCCGGTCCACGATCGGGGCGATCATGGCGCGCCCGAACGCGGCGCTCGGCCTCGCCACGATCGTCCTCAGCCAGGCGGCGATGGTGGCGGTGATGACGATGACGCCCCTCCACATGCGAGACCATGGCCACGCCGGACTGTCGGGGTACGTCATCGGCCTCCACATCGCGGGCATGTACGGGGCGGCTCCACTCGTGGGTCGATACTCGGACAGGGTGGGCAGGATGCGATCGATCCAGATCGGCGGGGCGATCCTGGCGTCCGGAACGATGGCGGCAGTCGTTGCCGGATACCAGCCGGTGCTCATCTTCGTCGGTCTGTTCCTCTTGGGCCTCGGATGGAACTTCGGACTCATCGCCGGCTCGGCCC encodes:
- a CDS encoding MFS transporter is translated as PDPLVAAGGVDPRAVRGSRVADLRSTIGAIMARPNAALGLATIVLSQAAMVAVMTMTPLHMRDHGHAGLSGYVIGLHIAGMYGAAPLVGRYSDRVGRMRSIQIGGAILASGTMAAVVAGYQPVLIFVGLFLLGLGWNFGLIAGSALLNESVPEGIRVKAQGAADVMLSVFGATAAISSGLIKQGAGFHWLANLATGMAVFVLLWALSASRQQAVATEPL